A region of the Deltaproteobacteria bacterium genome:
ATTTCTACGAGTATATCGGGTTCTAGTTGACTCGCTTCACCTATAAAGTGGCTTGTCGCAATTTGAGTAACAATTGGAATAGTTAGCCCGGTAACCAGACTACTCAAAGCGGTAAGGCTTACAGAGAGAGCAGTGTCACCTTTGCATAAATGAACGACCAAGTTGGAACCAGGGCCACCCGGGCAAGCAGCGACAATCATGACTCCAACACAAATCTCCGGTCGGGCATTGCTTAAATAACAAAGGAGAAAAGCAACGGCGGGCAACACGATTAGCTGACCCAACATGCCCACGGCAATCGCCTTAGGCTCTTGCATTACGCGTTTAAAGTCGTCTTTCACCATAGACATTCCCATGCCGAGCATCATCAGGCCCAGTATGAGAGGAGGAGCAATTTTGGTGAGAGCACTTGCTTCCATGGCTAGGTTTCCGTTCGAACAATCTCTTGGAATCTTATCGGATGTAGAAGTCTGAATGGAGACCCTGAATAGTTTAAGAGGTTGCTGGTCTCCTTAAGTGGTTGATAATGTTCGGTATTTTTGTTTCCTGAGAGAGGTCTGGCCAGCGCTTTTCTACAGGGAACCTCGGGCTTAGCGGAAATTTCAGGCGATGCTCATATTTTCGGGTTACGAACAGGGATAGGCCTCGAACGGATATAACGGATGTAGTCATAGTTATGTTGGGTGGAAAGCCGTTCAGCTACGTGGTTATTAGTGCGCTTTAAGGTGCCAGCGTTTCAAAGGCTATAGCTCGACGCTTATGGTTTCTCGTAAATCAACAGTCAAAACTTTATCTGTGGGTAGCCAAAAAATGAAACCTTAGGCTACCCAGCTTAGTTTCCTGGTTCACTGTCAGTTAATCACGCACCTCCTCAGGAACACCATCACCACTATCATTGATTTCGATTCGAACACCTTCAGCATCGCTCAAGGTTTTGGACCTAGTGGTAATCTCGATGAGTTCGCGATTGGCCACACCAAGTCTCTTGAATCCATGGCTTGATCGATAACCATTGGCTGATAGGCGCCTACTGCCGAACGGGGTAGAAAGAGGCATAGTTAAAACGCGGCGAATATGTATGATGATTTTGTGCCAGGATGCGGACTTTTTCTCGGTTTAAAAGTACGACATGGTAGGATAGTTTTCTTATTTCTGACGCCACACAACCGTCATTAAGGGTACCGATAGGTGATTTGAAATGGTTTGAGCCAGTTCGTTAGGTTCATGACGGAAAACGACTGAGTTTAGGACGGCAAGGTAAGATTACAAAACCATTAGGATTCGTTATATCAGGCGTTTGCAGGTTTTAGGCTGACCTCTTGGCTCGTGAGTTTTCCACAGTAAATGCCAGACATTCTTGGACTACACCCACTTTAAAGGGCTCCTGACGTGTGTAGTGGATCTACAAAAACGTATTCTGGGAAGCCTTAAATGGTATGGCCTGAGTTTGGACAGTGTAGTGAAAGTTGGTCAAACTTAAATTCGCCCGAGAATCTAACGACATCTTTAGGGTTATCGAGTATACCGCAGAGGTCTTAAACTTAGGAGTTTTTCGTTATGCCTTTGGAAACAGCATTGTCTAAAAAGCTTGGTCTCAAGTATCCGATTGTTTGTGCACCCATGTTTATCATCTCTAATAAAGAAATGATTGTCGCGGCGGCCGAAGCGGGTATTTTGGGAACGATGCCAACATTGAATGGCCGAACTCCTGAAGATTTAAGAGCCGATGTTGAATGGATTCGGCAACGTACTGATAAGCCCTTTGGACTCAATCTCACAATAGGACTCACTGAGCCTGAACGTCGTGAGAGTGATATGCAACTCATTGAGGAGTTCGAGGTGCCTGTGTTGATTACCAGTTATGGCAACCCTACCGAATATGTAAAGCGGGCAGCGAAGGCTGGTTCTATTGTTTTTCACGATGTTGTCAATTTGCAACATGCAAAAAAGGCAGCGGCAGCCGGCGTCGACGCTATCATTGGTGTTTCTTCCGGGGCAGGGGGCCACGCTGGCGGAATTTCACCTTATGCGCTGATTCCTTATCTGCGCGACAACCTCGATGTGCCGGTGATTGCTGCGGGATGTATCAGCACGGGTCAGCAAGTTGCTGCATCTCTGGCTCTTGGCGCGGAGCTTGCGTACATGGGAACTCGCTTCATCGCTTCCAAAGAGTGCCAGGCTGAGGACGCCTACAAGCAAATGGTTGTGGATGCCGTGCCTGAGGACATTGTGTACACGGACGAGGTGAGTGGTACACCGGCAAACTTCTTTAAGAAAACTGTTCCGAGCCACAAGGATTTCGAACCTGGCATCGCGGGCGACACCGGTAAGCGTTGGAAGAGTATTTGGAGTGCCGGTCAGGGTTCAGCTCTGATCCATGAGGTTAAGCCTGTTGCGGAGATTGTTGAAGACTTGGTACGTGAGTATCATGATACGGTTGCACGCTTGTCCTAAGGGCATAGCGTTCGTCGCCGTTGTCTCTTCTCGGTCGTCTCGTGCGTTCAAAGGAATCAGTTTATGATTAAACTTCATCATCTAGAAACATCCCGCTCCACGAGGCTTTTATGGCTGCTTGAGGAACTTGAACTCCCCTATGAACTGGTGGTTTATAAGCGTGATCCAAAAACCATACGCGCTCCCGATAGTTTAAAGGCGATTCATCCACTGGGCCGCTCACCTTTACTGGAAATTGATGGGAAGATTTTGGCGGAGTCTGGTGCAATCATGACGTACCTGACGCAGAGAGAAGGAAAGCTCGGAGCACCCAATGATGATGCACGAGTCGACTATAATTATTGGCTGCATTACGCGGAGGGGTCGGCGATGACGCCGCTCATGGTTAAGCTGCTTACCACTGGTATACGAAGTGCCCCTGTTCCTTTTTTCATAAAGCCTCTCCTAAGAGCCATCGCGTCCAAGGTTGATGCTACGTTTACTGATGGAGAATTAACCGCGCATTTTGGCTGGATTGAAACGGCCCTGTCTCATCGAGCCTATTTTGCTGGCGAGGAATTCAGTGCTGCCGACATTCAGATGTCTTACCCGATACAAGCGAGTTTTGCTCGAGCTGGGATGCTTCCGGACCGTCCAAATACGTCGGGTTGGCTTAAGCGTGTGGAGAGCCGTGAGGCGTTTAAGAAGGCGGTTGAGAAGGGTGGGGAACCTATCCTCACGACGATGCCGTCCTAATCAGCTGGCGTCGTTAGCGACTTGGTTGCTACATATGGCTTATAACAATCGGTGCGAGTATTAATTTCTTCGTATTGAGGGTGAACTTTGCCTTGTCCCATTTAGGTCCGCCCATCGGGCCGCCTTTTGCATTATTAGAAACAGCAAGGTCCTCCTTGGGCATGCCAATCCAGTTGGTCTCCATCTTTTTGTCTTTGTTTAAGTCGTGAAGAACTCCTATGGCGTAGTCGCCGTAGGGAAGTGCGCTAAAGGTGACGCTTAGCTTCGCGCTGGTCACTCTAACCGATTGAACTCTGAGGGCTTTGGTGAAGTCCATCTCTACTCGGTCCATTTTTTCAAAGAGAGCGATTTGTAGCTCTCCCTGATTTAGATTCCTCAAGTTTTCAACCGTGACTACGATGTCGCCTGTGTCTGCTTGAGCAGTAGAGCTAAGAGCCATCAATATGATGAGTATGATTACTAATTGGCGTGGCATTAAAACCTACTTATCGTAAGCCAAGGGTTTAACCTCGCGCTAAAAAATTGTTTCAGCTGGCTTGCTGCCTGCGGCCCTCTTCTAGACGCCCGGCTACCCAGGCTACCGCGATGTATAAGGGGAGTTCAACAATGAGCCACGCAGGGCCCTCAATCATCGACATGGCTGCGATACCTCCCGCAAGGGATAAGGCACCAATAAAAAGGGCCAATCGAAAGGGATGTGAGTGGGAAAGACGAGCGGCAACCCAGCCACCTACAAACGCTTGGCTAAGATGAGCTAATATAACCACGACAAACGCGAGCGTAGGCAGTGTCCCTATGTATTGATTGAATTGAACGGGGTCGCTCATATTCATTCCAGGTGGCATGGGGTAGAGCACATGCATATTCAATTGAATGATTCCCATATTGAGGCTTGACCCGGTGGCATAACCAGCGATGAGTGCGAGTATATTACGCGTCATACGAATCTCTCCGGTTTTAGATATACTGAATGTGGGAATTCACGGGCTTGGCGTGTTCTAAGTTGCAAGTGCCCGTTTTTTGCAAAACAATGTAGCATGCCCAGGGCGTGATTGCACGGATTACCACGC
Encoded here:
- a CDS encoding nitronate monooxygenase, with amino-acid sequence MPLETALSKKLGLKYPIVCAPMFIISNKEMIVAAAEAGILGTMPTLNGRTPEDLRADVEWIRQRTDKPFGLNLTIGLTEPERRESDMQLIEEFEVPVLITSYGNPTEYVKRAAKAGSIVFHDVVNLQHAKKAAAAGVDAIIGVSSGAGGHAGGISPYALIPYLRDNLDVPVIAAGCISTGQQVAASLALGAELAYMGTRFIASKECQAEDAYKQMVVDAVPEDIVYTDEVSGTPANFFKKTVPSHKDFEPGIAGDTGKRWKSIWSAGQGSALIHEVKPVAEIVEDLVREYHDTVARLS
- a CDS encoding glutathione S-transferase, with the translated sequence MIKLHHLETSRSTRLLWLLEELELPYELVVYKRDPKTIRAPDSLKAIHPLGRSPLLEIDGKILAESGAIMTYLTQREGKLGAPNDDARVDYNYWLHYAEGSAMTPLMVKLLTTGIRSAPVPFFIKPLLRAIASKVDATFTDGELTAHFGWIETALSHRAYFAGEEFSAADIQMSYPIQASFARAGMLPDRPNTSGWLKRVESREAFKKAVEKGGEPILTTMPS
- a CDS encoding DUF2141 domain-containing protein, which gives rise to MPRQLVIILIILMALSSTAQADTGDIVVTVENLRNLNQGELQIALFEKMDRVEMDFTKALRVQSVRVTSAKLSVTFSALPYGDYAIGVLHDLNKDKKMETNWIGMPKEDLAVSNNAKGGPMGGPKWDKAKFTLNTKKLILAPIVISHM